The Cetobacterium somerae ATCC BAA-474 genome segment ACAAAAGGAAAAGGAAAAGGTGTAAGAGCTTTGATTATTGCTCCTACTAGAGAACTTGCAGAACAAATTAATAATACTGTTTTACAATTAGGAAAGCAGATTGGGATAAAAAGTTTAGCTGTTTATGGTGGAACATCAGTTAAAAAACAGGTAGACGTTTTAAAGACTGGAGTAGATATTGTTGTAGGGTGTCCTGGAAGAATTCTAGATCATATTAATCAAGGAAATTTAGGATTAACAAGACTTGAATTTTTAGTATTAGATGAAGCTGATCATATGTTAGATATGGGATTTTTAAAAGATATTGAAAAAATTGTAAAACATACTCCTAAAAAGAAGCAAACTCTTTTCTTCTCAGCAACAATGCCAAAAGAAATTAAAACTTTAGCATTTAAAGTTTTAGAAAAGGGACATAAAACAATTGAAGTAGAATACAAAGATCCTGTTAAATTAATTGAGCATGAATTATATCATATAGATCACGATGATAAAAAATCAAAACTTATAGAATTACTTGATGATTCGAGTATAGAATCTGTTATTGTTTTTACAAATGGAAAACACAAAGCTAGACATCTTAGTAAAACATTAGAAGTTAAAGGATTAAAAGCTGTAAATTTT includes the following:
- a CDS encoding DEAD/DEAH box helicase is translated as MKFKEFNFKTEIMAQIDAVGYKEPTPIQAQAIPVILEGSDILGLAKTGTGKTAAFVLPILEKIATTKGKGKGVRALIIAPTRELAEQINNTVLQLGKQIGIKSLAVYGGTSVKKQVDVLKTGVDIVVGCPGRILDHINQGNLGLTRLEFLVLDEADHMLDMGFLKDIEKIVKHTPKKKQTLFFSATMPKEIKTLAFKVLEKGHKTIEVEYKDPVKLIEHELYHIDHDDKKSKLIELLDDSSIESVIVFTNGKHKARHLSKTLEVKGLKAVNFQGNLSQNQRDAALSGFREGKYNILVATDIAARGLDIPQVTHVINFDLPKTAEAFTHRSGRTGRANKNGIVISFSSLDDKKILTEILKLNKIEFAKVHGNEKDLSKKPIKKYNEKPTNPQNKPKSNRFKKSSNKQQSAKKS